From the Exiguobacterium aurantiacum genome, one window contains:
- a CDS encoding YlaI family protein has translation MRVKCSLCDKIDTIDSWSFEAKRLRNKPAKTYMCQTCQERITARTAERAATGQFHLYPSFRQKRRW, from the coding sequence ATGCGCGTAAAGTGCTCTCTTTGTGATAAAATCGATACGATTGATTCGTGGTCGTTCGAAGCAAAACGACTTCGTAATAAACCTGCTAAAACGTATATGTGCCAGACGTGTCAAGAACGCATCACCGCGCGAACCGCGGAGCGTGCCGCGACCGGCCAATTCCACCTATATCCATCGTTCCGGCAAAAACGGAGATGGTAA
- a CDS encoding PhoH family protein has translation MKKTYVLDTNVLLHDPLSLFQFDEHDVVIPAIVLEELDGKKRNMDEIGRNARETARVLDQLRTTGKLHDGVPLENGGHLFVEIGHEHTVDFPFDVMTNDNRILTVALGLMKQYEHDRTRKVVVVSKDILVRVKADAIGIEAEDYLTDHIVDTTNLYAGYREIEVDQAVIDEFYKVRQLPLEAVSKNQLYPNSFVVLKSNVSKASAIAVVDALQPILRPLSLDVEHVWGIHPRNVQQRMALDLLLRDDIPFVTLLGKAGTGKTLLALAAGLSLVEDERRFNKLVVARPVVPMGNDIGYLPGEMEEKLRPWMQPIYDNLEFLFNANSKDELGNILAGIKSIQLEALTYIRGRSMPDQFIIIDEAQNLTKHEIKTILTRVGENSKIVLVGDPYQIDHPYLDEYSNGLTYAVERFKGQNVFGHVQLIKGERSSLARLAADLL, from the coding sequence ATGAAAAAAACATATGTGCTCGATACGAACGTACTCTTACACGATCCATTATCCTTATTCCAATTCGATGAGCACGATGTCGTCATCCCCGCCATCGTATTAGAAGAGCTTGACGGCAAAAAACGAAATATGGACGAGATTGGCCGTAACGCACGGGAAACGGCGCGTGTGCTCGACCAACTCCGGACGACCGGTAAACTGCATGACGGGGTACCGCTCGAGAACGGCGGTCATCTGTTCGTCGAAATCGGTCATGAGCATACCGTCGATTTCCCGTTCGACGTCATGACGAACGACAATCGGATCTTGACCGTGGCGCTTGGCCTGATGAAACAATATGAGCACGACCGGACCCGTAAAGTCGTCGTCGTCTCGAAAGATATACTCGTTCGCGTCAAAGCGGACGCCATCGGCATCGAAGCCGAAGATTATTTGACCGACCATATCGTCGATACGACGAACTTGTATGCCGGCTATCGTGAAATCGAAGTCGATCAAGCCGTCATCGATGAATTTTATAAAGTCCGGCAGCTTCCGCTCGAGGCCGTTTCAAAAAATCAGTTGTACCCGAACTCATTCGTCGTCTTAAAAAGTAACGTCTCGAAAGCGAGCGCGATCGCGGTCGTCGATGCGTTGCAACCGATCCTCCGTCCGCTCTCGCTAGACGTCGAACACGTCTGGGGTATCCATCCCCGTAACGTCCAGCAACGGATGGCACTCGATTTGTTGCTGCGGGACGATATCCCGTTCGTGACACTGCTCGGGAAGGCGGGGACCGGGAAGACGTTGCTCGCGCTCGCGGCGGGGCTGTCGCTCGTCGAAGACGAACGTCGGTTCAACAAACTCGTCGTCGCCCGTCCGGTCGTTCCGATGGGGAATGATATCGGCTATCTACCGGGGGAGATGGAAGAGAAACTACGTCCGTGGATGCAGCCGATTTATGATAACTTGGAGTTCCTGTTCAACGCCAACTCGAAAGACGAGCTCGGGAACATCTTGGCCGGCATTAAATCGATTCAGCTCGAGGCGCTCACGTATATTCGTGGCCGCAGCATGCCGGATCAGTTCATCATCATTGACGAGGCCCAGAACTTGACGAAACACGAGATCAAGACGATTCTGACCCGGGTCGGAGAGAATTCGAAAATCGTCCTCGTCGGCGATCCTTATCAAATCGACCACCCGTATCTGGATGAATATTCGAACGGTCTCACGTACGCCGTCGAGCGGTTCAAAGGACAGAATGTGTTCGGCCACGTCCAACTCATCAAAGGGGAGCGCTCGTCGCTCGCCCGATTGGCCGCCGATTTACTATAA
- a CDS encoding inositol monophosphatase family protein — translation MLEWFAIDLIKQAGEYIRQQIDESYRIERKTGKGDLVTEIDRAVEQLIVDRIRETYPEHHIIGEEGISTSPDDLSGTVWFVDPIDGTLNFIHQKRMFAISVAVMIDGAVEYGFVYDVMADELFVARRGVGTTLNGRKLPPIQEHHVRDAFLSMNATWVTPNQQIAPEVLAPIVRDSVGTRAHGAASLELAWLAAGRVDGYITMRNMPWDYAAGKLLVEEVGGRVVSIYGEPVRYDGKTSVLAGSETFVKDVVKHYVIAKGVTPEVRPDLQIEVNASYDRVRDLLVLANPNEAMVREQYVAGETYEATLGGELVGAYMLVRRSEELLELVNIAVKPDRQNQTIGQRLLQDAIRRAEQSGAKHMLVCTGNSSIVQLRFYQQAGFRFESVERDYFPDHGYPPIEEDGLALRDRICLTRDL, via the coding sequence ATGTTGGAATGGTTCGCGATTGACTTGATTAAACAAGCAGGGGAATATATTCGACAGCAAATCGATGAGAGCTATCGCATCGAACGAAAGACGGGGAAAGGGGATTTGGTCACGGAAATCGACCGGGCCGTCGAACAGTTGATTGTCGACCGCATCCGTGAGACGTACCCCGAGCATCACATCATCGGGGAAGAGGGCATCTCCACAAGCCCGGACGACCTGTCCGGAACGGTCTGGTTCGTCGACCCGATCGATGGAACGTTGAACTTCATCCACCAAAAACGAATGTTCGCCATCTCGGTGGCCGTCATGATCGATGGAGCCGTCGAGTACGGCTTCGTCTATGACGTGATGGCAGATGAGCTGTTCGTGGCGCGCCGTGGTGTCGGCACGACGCTGAACGGGCGGAAGCTCCCGCCGATTCAGGAACATCATGTCCGCGATGCCTTCCTTAGTATGAATGCGACATGGGTGACACCGAACCAGCAGATCGCACCGGAAGTGCTCGCGCCGATCGTGCGCGACTCGGTCGGCACGCGAGCGCACGGGGCCGCTTCGCTCGAACTCGCCTGGCTCGCAGCGGGACGGGTCGACGGCTATATCACGATGCGCAATATGCCATGGGACTACGCCGCCGGGAAACTGCTCGTCGAGGAGGTCGGGGGCCGCGTCGTCTCGATTTATGGGGAACCGGTGCGCTATGACGGGAAGACGTCGGTCCTTGCCGGGAGCGAGACGTTCGTCAAAGATGTCGTCAAACACTACGTCATCGCCAAAGGGGTGACCCCGGAAGTGAGACCAGATCTTCAAATTGAAGTCAACGCCTCCTACGACCGCGTCCGTGATTTGCTCGTCCTCGCCAACCCGAATGAGGCGATGGTGCGTGAACAATACGTTGCGGGCGAGACGTATGAAGCGACGCTCGGCGGGGAACTTGTCGGTGCATACATGTTGGTGCGGCGTAGTGAGGAACTGCTCGAGCTCGTCAATATCGCCGTCAAACCGGATCGGCAAAACCAGACGATTGGGCAACGCCTGCTCCAAGACGCGATTCGTCGGGCCGAGCAAAGCGGGGCGAAGCATATGCTCGTCTGTACGGGCAACTCGAGCATCGTCCAGTTGCGCTTTTATCAACAAGCCGGCTTTCGTTTTGAATCGGTCGAGCGCGACTACTTCCCGGACCACGGATATCCGCCAATCGAGGAAGACGGGCTCGCCTTGCGTGACCGGATTTGTCTGACGCGCGATTTATAA
- the typA gene encoding translational GTPase TypA has translation MNVRTNLRNVAIIAHVDHGKTTLVDELLKQSGTFRTNEMVAERAMDSNDIERERGITILAKNTAIDYKDTRINIVDTPGHADFGGEVERIMRMVDGVILVVDAREGCMPQTRFVLKKALDQGLRPIVVVNKIDKPMVRPLDVVDEVVDLLIDLGADEDQLEFPVVYTSAVSGSSSFDPDPEKQEDTITYVLDTILENTPAPIDNSDEPLQFQVTMLDYDNYLGRIGVGRVFRGKIKVGESVSLCKTDESIKQLRVTKLFGYFGLKRVEIEEAKAGDLIAIAGMEDINVGETVTPVGKEEPLPLLRIDEPTLQMRFMTNNSPFAGREGDFVTARKIEERLMKQLETDVSLRVENTDSPDQWVVSGRGELHLGILIENMRREGYELQVSKPQVIIREDEDGTKIEPFERVIVDVPEEYTGSVMESIGLRKGELANMNTNDNGQTRMEFIVPSRGLIGYRNEFLSATRGYGILNHTFEEYRPFISADIGGRRSGVMVCIEPGKSTAYSIGALEDRGTIFIEPGVEVYEGMIIGECNRDVDLAINAVKGKQLTNMRASAKDSTQVLKRPRVFSLEESLTFLNDDEYCEITPESIRLRKKVLNKNEREKADKRRKLGKE, from the coding sequence ATGAATGTAAGAACTAACCTTCGGAACGTAGCCATCATCGCCCACGTTGACCACGGTAAAACAACGCTTGTCGATGAATTATTGAAACAGTCTGGTACTTTCCGGACAAACGAAATGGTCGCAGAACGCGCCATGGACTCGAACGACATCGAACGTGAGCGCGGAATCACAATTCTCGCGAAAAACACGGCGATCGATTATAAAGACACACGCATCAACATCGTTGATACACCAGGTCACGCCGACTTCGGTGGTGAAGTTGAGCGCATCATGCGTATGGTTGACGGCGTTATCCTCGTCGTCGATGCTCGTGAAGGCTGCATGCCACAAACGCGTTTCGTATTGAAGAAAGCACTCGACCAAGGTCTCCGTCCAATCGTTGTCGTGAACAAAATCGACAAGCCGATGGTACGCCCACTCGACGTCGTCGATGAAGTTGTCGACTTGTTGATCGACCTTGGAGCAGATGAAGATCAACTTGAATTCCCTGTCGTCTATACGTCTGCTGTCAGCGGTTCAAGTTCGTTCGATCCTGATCCAGAGAAGCAAGAAGATACAATCACGTACGTGCTCGACACGATTCTTGAGAACACACCGGCACCAATCGATAACTCGGATGAGCCGCTTCAGTTCCAAGTCACGATGCTCGACTACGACAACTACCTCGGCCGGATTGGTGTCGGTCGCGTGTTCCGTGGGAAAATCAAAGTCGGCGAATCAGTGTCGCTTTGCAAAACAGACGAATCAATCAAACAATTGCGCGTCACAAAATTGTTCGGTTACTTCGGCCTCAAACGTGTTGAAATCGAAGAAGCCAAAGCTGGTGACTTGATCGCCATCGCCGGGATGGAAGACATCAACGTCGGTGAGACGGTCACGCCAGTCGGTAAAGAAGAGCCGCTTCCGCTCCTCCGCATCGATGAGCCGACGCTTCAAATGCGTTTCATGACGAACAACTCTCCATTCGCAGGACGCGAAGGCGATTTCGTGACGGCACGTAAAATCGAAGAGCGTTTGATGAAACAACTTGAGACGGACGTTTCACTCCGTGTCGAGAACACAGATTCACCTGACCAATGGGTCGTATCAGGCCGCGGTGAGCTTCACCTCGGGATCTTGATCGAGAACATGCGTCGTGAAGGCTACGAGCTTCAAGTTTCGAAACCACAAGTAATCATCCGTGAAGACGAAGATGGTACGAAAATTGAGCCGTTCGAGCGCGTCATCGTTGACGTCCCAGAAGAGTACACTGGTTCAGTCATGGAATCGATCGGTCTCCGTAAAGGGGAACTCGCGAACATGAACACGAACGACAACGGTCAAACACGTATGGAATTCATCGTTCCGTCACGTGGTCTCATTGGCTATCGTAACGAGTTCTTGTCAGCAACACGCGGATACGGGATCTTGAACCACACGTTCGAAGAGTACCGTCCGTTTATCTCTGCTGACATCGGCGGTCGCCGCAGTGGTGTCATGGTTTGTATCGAACCTGGTAAGTCGACGGCTTACTCGATCGGTGCCCTTGAAGACCGTGGAACGATCTTCATCGAGCCAGGTGTAGAAGTATACGAGGGAATGATCATCGGTGAATGTAACCGTGACGTCGACCTCGCGATCAACGCTGTCAAAGGCAAACAGTTGACGAACATGCGTGCTTCAGCAAAAGACTCGACACAAGTCTTGAAACGTCCACGCGTCTTCTCACTCGAAGAGTCGCTCACGTTCTTGAACGATGACGAGTACTGTGAAATCACACCGGAGTCGATCCGTCTCCGTAAAAAAGTCTTGAACAAGAACGAGCGCGAGAAAGCTGACAAGCGTCGTAAACTTGGTAAAGAATAA
- a CDS encoding YlaH-like family protein: MKASQTMDITQIDVPWIASLLGVGSDANDFSVGFNALIITVILLTILVFKLGFAKQLTWWKSLVVYMLLALGAGTMALVFFTWPIPEVLLVMAVVLAIYRGRLWWNRRQGIESH, translated from the coding sequence TTGAAAGCTTCTCAAACGATGGACATCACACAAATCGATGTGCCGTGGATTGCCTCGCTACTTGGCGTCGGCAGTGACGCGAACGACTTCTCGGTCGGGTTCAACGCGTTAATCATCACGGTCATCTTATTGACAATCCTTGTGTTTAAATTAGGTTTTGCAAAACAATTGACGTGGTGGAAGTCACTCGTCGTCTACATGCTGCTCGCACTCGGGGCAGGCACGATGGCGCTCGTCTTCTTCACATGGCCGATTCCAGAAGTTCTCCTCGTCATGGCTGTCGTCTTGGCGATTTACCGAGGCCGCCTCTGGTGGAACCGTCGACAAGGCATCGAATCACACTGA